In the Hyla sarda isolate aHylSar1 chromosome 9, aHylSar1.hap1, whole genome shotgun sequence genome, GTGTTTGCCATCAGTATTGGCAGATTTTGGCAGAATTGTGTACATACCTCCATATCCAGCACATCATCATCCTGCACATCACAGGACACAGTATGAATGTCTTTTTCTGGGGTGAACAATAACTTCTTGCAGATATCTGGGCTCCCCTGAGTGTCTACAAATGTAGTCTCTGAATAGTCTTTCCCCCTCCAGATCCGGGGATCTGTTGACCTCCAAAAAGAGACATCTGACACCCGCCCACCCCCAGAATCCACAGTCCTTCGAAGGCTCCCAGGATCCAGAAACTGTTGGGGTAGTTCTCCGCCTGGTTGTGTGCGGTGTGGTAGACATTTCCAGATGAATCCTTCACCTCCACCATCTTTCGAGAGGAGAGGGGTGAGCATACCTGTCCCCATTGACCGATCCAGTAGGGGGTGCTGTAACTCGTGCAGACACTCCATTACTCTTCAGTATTACTGTAGTCTCCAGAGGATTCTGGGAGAAGCCATTGTCCAATGAgcaaagttttttttacttaGCCTTGTTTTGGCTCAGCTCTTATTTTCTATCTTCTCTTTAATTCTCTGATACCTGTTAGAAATTCTTCATGATTTCTGTAGTGGTCAATAGTCAGCTCTAAGAACCTGATTCTTTATATGCAGCAGAGGGGGGTCGATATGAAGATAACGTAGGCGTCATTCATTGTTGCATCTTTTCTGTTCCTGATAGAAGAAAGGCCAAATACCCTGTAGACAAAAAGGAGAAAATAATTAATAATTCGCCCCAAGGGGAAACACCAAAGTCCAATTGTGAAGTTGCAGATTTCACTGtcctgttcctgtctctctcttcTCCCTGCAGTCCTACTGCCTGCCCTCACCTCCCTGTCTGTCTACAGCCTTCCCTCACCTTTCTGTCTGTCTACTGCCTGCCCTCACCTCCCTGTCTGTCTACTGCCTGCCCTCACCTCCCTGTCTGTCTACTGCTTGCCCTCACCTCCCTGTCTGTCTACTGCTTGCCCTCACCTCCCTGTCTGTCTACTGCCTGCCCTCACCTCCCTGTCTGTCTACTGCCTGCCCTCACCTCCCTGTCTGTCTACTGCCTGCCCTCACCTCCCTGTCTGTCTACTGCCTGCCCTCACCTCCCTGTCTGTCTACTGCCTGCCCTCACCTCCCTGTCTGTCTACTGCCTGCCCTCACCTCCCTGTCTGTCTACTGCCTGCCCTCACCTCCCTGTCTTTCTACAGCCTTCCCTCACCTTTCTGTCTGTCTACTGCCTGCCCTCATCTCCCTGTCTGTCTAGTGCCTGCCCTCACCTCCCTATCTGTCTACTGCCTGCCCTCACCTCCCTGTCTGTCTACTGCCTGCCCTCACCTCCCTGTCTGTCTATTGCCTGCCCTCACCTCCCTGTCTACTGCCTGCCCTCACCTCCCTGTCTGTCTATTGCCTTTCCTCACCTCCCTGTCTGTCTATCACCTGCCCTCACCTCCCTGTCTGTCTATTACCTGCCCTCCCCTCCCTGTCTGTCTATTGCCTGCCCTCACATCCCTGTATGTCTACTGCCTGCCCTCACCTCCCTGTCTGTCTACTGCCTGCCCTCACctccctgtctgtctgtctattgcCTGCCCTCACCTCCCTGTCTGTCTACTGCCTGATCTCATCTTTCTGTCTGTCTACTGCTTGCCCTCATTTTCCTTCCTTTCTATTGGGTACCCTCATCTCTCTACCTCCTTACTGCCTTCCTCACCTCACTGCCTGTGTACTGTCTGATCTCCCCTCACTGTCTGTCTACTGCCTGTCCTCACCTCACTGTCTGTCTACTGCCTGCCCTCACCTCCCTGTCTGTCTATTACCTGCCCTCCCCTCCCTGTCTGTCTATTGCCTGCCCTCACATCCCTGTATGTCTACTGCCTGACCTCACCTCCCTGTCTGTCTAATGCCTGCCCTCACCTCCCTGTCTGTCTATTGCCTCCCCTCACCTTCCTGTCTGTCTACTGCTTGCCCTCATTTTCCTTCCTTTCTATTGGGTACCCTCATCTCTCTACCTCCTTACTGCCTTCCTCACCTCACTGCCTGTGTACTGTCTGATCTCCCCTCACTGTCTGTCTACTGCCTGCCCTCACCTCACTGTCTGTCTACAGCCTGCCCTCACCTCACTGTCTGTCTACTGCCTGCCCTCACCTCACTGTCTGTCTACTGCCTGCCCTCACCTCACTGTCTGTCTACTGCCTGCCCTCACCTCCCTGTCTGTCTACTCCCTGCCCTCATTTCCCTGCCTATCTACTGCCTGCCCTCACTTCCCCTCCTCCTTAATGTCTGTTCTCCTCTCCCTGCTGTCTTCCCTCCCCTCCCTGCCTGTGTACTGCCTGCCCTCACCTCCCTACCTGTCTACTGCCTGATCTCACCTCACTGTCTGTCTACTTATTGCTATCATCTCCTTGCctgtctcctgtgtgacttcatcTCTCTGTCTCCCTACTGCCTGCTATAACCTTCCTACTGCCTGCCCTTACCTCATATAGCCTACTCTCAGCCCCCTCCCACTCCATTGCCTACTCACACCTCCCTGAGGACTTTACCACCCTTGTGTTAAATCTCACTGCCTGTCATTGTGTACCTGCCTTTTCAATGTCTGTCCTTGTccacc is a window encoding:
- the TMEM91 gene encoding transmembrane protein 91, with the translated sequence MECLHELQHPLLDRSMGTGMLTPLLSKDGGGEGFIWKCLPHRTQPGGELPQQFLDPGSLRRTVDSGGGRVSDVSFWRSTDPRIWRGKDYSETTFVDTQGSPDICKKLLFTPEKDIHTVSCDVQDDDVLDMENDSSSDSDTDSESHFSLLLPQDYLGLAVFSMLCCFWPLGIAAFFLSQKTNKASAQGDYHGASVASRQTFLLAVLSIFLGICTYVGAVVALIAYLSNRAPT